The DNA sequence TCTCATTGGCATCCTGAGCCTAGCCTTAGCAGATTTGCTGCAGCTAGCGCCACCCAAGATCCTAGGCCGCCTCGGCAATGCCTATCAAAACGGCTCCTTGACGCCACCTTTGCTGGCTTGGTCAGCCATAGCCATCCTAGGGCTAGCCCTGGGAATTGCTGGGTTTCGCTACCTTTGGCGCCTCCACATCAGCGGCACCGCCCGGCTAATCGAAACCGAGCTACGCAGCCAGCTATTTCAGCACCTGCAAAGCTTACCTCCCCGCTTCTTTGATGAGCGGCCAGTAGGGGATCTCATGGCCCACGCCACCAACGACCTCACCGCGGTGCGCATGGCCCTAGGGATGGGCACCGTACTTATCATCGATGCCATCCTACTTACTTCGGCCACCTTGGCCACAATGTTAATAGTTATCGATATCCGCCTCACCTTGGTGACGCTGCTACCGCTACCAGCTATGGGAGCGGTAGTAGGATATTTGGGCCAACGCATCCATCGGCGTTTCCGCACCGTCCAGGCCGTGTTCGGTCAGCTAGCGGCCAGGGCAGAGCAAAACGTCACCCGCATCCGCCTGGTCAAAGCCTTCAGGCAAGAGCAAGCGGAAACACAGAGGTTTGATGAGCTATCCCTGAGCTACGTCCAGGAAAACTTGCATCTTGCCAAGGTCCACGGGCTGCTTTTCCCCAGCGTAGACCTCCTCTCCGGAGCGAGTCTGGTAATAGCTTTAGGCTACGGCGGGCCCCTGGTGCTTCGTCAATCTATTTCCCTGGGTGACTTTGTCGCCCTGATTGGGTACCTCGCCCTATTGGTTTGGCCCATGATCGCCATGGGATGGGCCATAAATATCTTCCAGCGGGGGGCCGCCTCCTTGGGGCGCCTCAACGCCCTATTGGCTGAGGAGCCGGGACCGATAGCTGGACCGACTGAATCGGGGAGGAGGCTTAGGGGGAAGATCGAGCTCAAGGGCCTGACCTTCAGCTATGGCGGCAATGCCGGCAGTCTACCTGCCTTAAAGGACCTTCATCTGGTGGTGGAGCCGGGGCAAACCGTGGCCATCGTGGGCCAAAGCGGCAGCGGCAAGACCACCCTGGCCAACCTGCTGCTGCGGCTCTATGAACCGGAGGAGGGCCAGATCTTCATTGATGGGACCGAGATTCACGCTTTACCATTAAGGAGCTTGCGGGAAAACATCGGTTACGTACCCCAGGAGAGCTTCCTGTTTTCGGCCACCTTGGCGGAGAATATTGCTTTTGGCCGTCCGGACGCTTCCCGGGAAGAGATCGAAGCGGTTGCCCGCCTAGCTTGCCTGGAGGAAGATATCGCTGGCTTCAGCCACGGCTACGAGACTCTGGTGGGAGAACGAGGAGTTGCCCTTTCGGGAGGCCAGCGCCAGCGAGTGGCGCTGGCCCGGGCCCTAATCCGTGATCCCGCCATCCTCATCCTGGACGATAGCTTGTCGGCCGTGGATGCCGCCACCGAAAAGCAGATTCTCGAGAATTTACGCCAGTTTTGCCGGGGGCGTACTACCCTGATCATTTCCCACCGCTTGAGCGCAGTGCGCAATAGCGACTTGATCGTGGTCTTGTCCCAAGGCAGAATAGTGGAAATGGGCAGCCATCAAGCTCTGATGCGCCAGCGGGGGTGGTACTACCGAGCTTACCGTCACCAGCTCCTCGAGGCTAACCTCTTGAAATCAAAGGTTGAGGAAGGAGAGAGCTATGGCCAAGGCCATCCTCAGTGATGCTGATAGCCCACGTCGGGCCAGGGACCCCTGGCTCCTCTTCAAGCTTTGGGCCTATGCTCGGCAGCATTGGCTTCTGCTCCTAGCTGCCTTGGCGATGTCCTTAGTGGCCACCGGGGTGGAAATCGCCAGTCCTTACATCGTTAAAACGGCCATCGATCAGTATTTGACCGGACGCTCCTTCCCCTTGGTCGGCCCCGAGGCAGAGGCATTGGCTAGGGGTCTCGTTCGCCTGGCCTTAATCTACCTGGCCCTGCTTCTTATTGCCTTTATCTTCAACTACCTGCAGACCTATGTCTTGCAATATGTGGGCCAGAAGGCCATGTATCGCCTGCGGATGGAAGTTTTCCGGCGGCTTCAGTACCTGCCCTTAACTTACTTTGATCATAACCCAGCCGGGCGCCTAGTTACTCGGGTCACCAACGACATCGATGCTTTAAACGAAATGTATACCAGCGTTCTGGTCTATGCTTTCCGGGATCTTTTCCTGGTGATGGGGACCATCGCGGTGATGCTCCAGCTGAGCTTAGAGTTGGCCGGGCGAGCACTGCTTTGCCTGCCCATACTCATAGCCGTCACTACCATATATCAGTTCTACGCCCGCCGGGCCTACCGTTTGGTCCGGGCCAAGCTGGCCACCCTTAATGCCTCCCTGCAGGAGAACCTTAGTGGGATCAAGCTAGTACAAGCCTTTATGCGCCAGGAACAGAGCTACCAAAAGTTTTCTCAGGCCAATCAGGAATACTACCAAGCCGGGATGCAGGAATTGTTGACCTTTGCCATCTTCCGTCCCGGCGTAGATTTTATTAATTCCCTAATCGTTGCCTTTTTGGTTTGGAGCGGTGGCCAGGATATCCTGGCCGGCACCATTACCTTTGGCCTGCTATATGCCATGATCAATTACGTCCGGCAATTCTTTTATCCCATAAGCGATCTAGCCGAGAAGTTTAGCATTGTCCAATCGGCCTTGGCAGCGGCAGAAAGGGTGTTTAAGCTCTTAGAGGAGGAGCCTGAAGAAGCCGAAGGTGAGGATCTCCCAGCGCCAACAAGTCCGGCCACGATCACCGCGGCAGCTCCCGATGCCGAGCAGGGAAAGGCCACCGCCCCAGCTCCAACTGCAGGTCCGACAACCAGCCCAAGTACAACCGCAAATGCCGGGTCGGTAGCCAGCCCTGGACTAGTTGTAGGCGTGGATCCGGCGCCTGCCTTTGACTCAGCATCCCCGGCTAGCTCCGCCTCGCTGTCGGTCTCTGCCAAAATCAGCTTCAACCAGGTTTGGTTTGCCTATGACCGCGATCAGTGGGTCTTGAAGGACGTCACCTTCTCAGTTTGGCCTTTAGAAACGGTAGCTATCGTCGGCGCCACCGGAGCCGGAAAAACTTCACTTATCAACTTGCTGGACCGTTTTTATGAGCCGCAACGGGGAAGCATTGCCATCGACGGGGTGGACATTCGCCTCCTCCCCAAAAGTGAATTGCGGCGGCGCATCGGCTTGGTGCTTCAGGATAGCCTACTCTTTGCCGATGACGCCCTGACCAATATCCGCCTGGGAAATATGGAAATTAGCGAAGAAAGGGCTTTCCATGCTGCCCAAGCAGTGGGAGCGGACCAGTTCTGGTCTGCTCCTGCCCACAGCCTCTCAGCCGGGCAAAAACAACTTTTAGCGTTAGCCCGCATCCTGGCCTTTGACCCCGAGATTGTGGTACTGGATGAGGCCACTGCCAACTTAGATCCGGAAACCGAAGCCCAGGTGCAGGCCGCCCTCCAGCGCACCACCAGCCAGCGCACCACCATGATCATTGCCCACCGCCTAAGCACGGTCCAGGTGGCCGACCGCATCATCGTCATGCACCAGGGACAGGTAGCAGAGCAAGGCACCCACCAAGAACTGTTAGCTGCCCGCGGCCTCTACTTCCACCTTTGGCAACTGCAATCGTTGGATTAAGTAAGCCGCCCCTAAAGTCTCCATCCTACGGCTAGGTTGCCTGTTTCCTGGGCAGACTAAAGGCAAGCCCAGAGGCCACGACCATGCCACCAATAATTTGGCCAAGGAGGTTAAGCTAATGGCTGATGGCGAGCGGCAGAAGCTAGTGCTCGAAGCTGAAGATGAGCTAGATCAGTTAAAGCAACAAGTAGCCCAGGATTTGGGCTTGGATGATGACATCCAAAAGCGGGGCTGGGAGAATATGACCACCCGCGAGGTAGGGAAAATCGGCGGACAGATGGTCAAGCGGATGATCAAGCGAGCGGAAGCGGAGATGGCCCAGGAAGGGCCAGCCGCGCCGGCGGGCCGGGCGGAACCGAGAGATCTCGCGGCCCA is a window from the Clostridia bacterium genome containing:
- a CDS encoding ABC transporter ATP-binding protein, with translation LIGILSLALADLLQLAPPKILGRLGNAYQNGSLTPPLLAWSAIAILGLALGIAGFRYLWRLHISGTARLIETELRSQLFQHLQSLPPRFFDERPVGDLMAHATNDLTAVRMALGMGTVLIIDAILLTSATLATMLIVIDIRLTLVTLLPLPAMGAVVGYLGQRIHRRFRTVQAVFGQLAARAEQNVTRIRLVKAFRQEQAETQRFDELSLSYVQENLHLAKVHGLLFPSVDLLSGASLVIALGYGGPLVLRQSISLGDFVALIGYLALLVWPMIAMGWAINIFQRGAASLGRLNALLAEEPGPIAGPTESGRRLRGKIELKGLTFSYGGNAGSLPALKDLHLVVEPGQTVAIVGQSGSGKTTLANLLLRLYEPEEGQIFIDGTEIHALPLRSLRENIGYVPQESFLFSATLAENIAFGRPDASREEIEAVARLACLEEDIAGFSHGYETLVGERGVALSGGQRQRVALARALIRDPAILILDDSLSAVDAATEKQILENLRQFCRGRTTLIISHRLSAVRNSDLIVVLSQGRIVEMGSHQALMRQRGWYYRAYRHQLLEANLLKSKVEEGESYGQGHPQ
- a CDS encoding ABC transporter ATP-binding protein, whose amino-acid sequence is MAKAILSDADSPRRARDPWLLFKLWAYARQHWLLLLAALAMSLVATGVEIASPYIVKTAIDQYLTGRSFPLVGPEAEALARGLVRLALIYLALLLIAFIFNYLQTYVLQYVGQKAMYRLRMEVFRRLQYLPLTYFDHNPAGRLVTRVTNDIDALNEMYTSVLVYAFRDLFLVMGTIAVMLQLSLELAGRALLCLPILIAVTTIYQFYARRAYRLVRAKLATLNASLQENLSGIKLVQAFMRQEQSYQKFSQANQEYYQAGMQELLTFAIFRPGVDFINSLIVAFLVWSGGQDILAGTITFGLLYAMINYVRQFFYPISDLAEKFSIVQSALAAAERVFKLLEEEPEEAEGEDLPAPTSPATITAAAPDAEQGKATAPAPTAGPTTSPSTTANAGSVASPGLVVGVDPAPAFDSASPASSASLSVSAKISFNQVWFAYDRDQWVLKDVTFSVWPLETVAIVGATGAGKTSLINLLDRFYEPQRGSIAIDGVDIRLLPKSELRRRIGLVLQDSLLFADDALTNIRLGNMEISEERAFHAAQAVGADQFWSAPAHSLSAGQKQLLALARILAFDPEIVVLDEATANLDPETEAQVQAALQRTTSQRTTMIIAHRLSTVQVADRIIVMHQGQVAEQGTHQELLAARGLYFHLWQLQSLD
- a CDS encoding alpha/beta-type small acid-soluble spore protein: MADGERQKLVLEAEDELDQLKQQVAQDLGLDDDIQKRGWENMTTREVGKIGGQMVKRMIKRAEAEMAQEGPAAPAGRAEPRDLAAQEGPGPQANQAPEPEQAPEASPGARPRRPQRQRL